From Prochlorococcus sp. MIT 1223, the proteins below share one genomic window:
- the thiS gene encoding sulfur carrier protein ThiS, translating to MKVYINGELTILKSKAKLITINKLLEELNYNPKLVVIELNGLIIESLRWNNEKINDNDKIEIVTLVGGGSLY from the coding sequence ATGAAAGTATATATAAATGGTGAGCTTACAATTCTTAAAAGCAAGGCCAAATTAATTACCATCAATAAACTTTTAGAAGAATTAAACTATAACCCTAAGCTAGTAGTTATTGAATTAAATGGGTTGATAATAGAGTCCCTAAGATGGAATAATGAAAAGATAAATGATAATGACAAAATTGAAATAGTTACACTCGTTGGCGGCG